One region of Poecile atricapillus isolate bPoeAtr1 chromosome 8, bPoeAtr1.hap1, whole genome shotgun sequence genomic DNA includes:
- the SLC12A9 gene encoding solute carrier family 12 member 9: MASSERSALLTYRLCGGPAEEERGRERGRAAAAPRKLPTFLGVVVPTLLSMFSVVLFLRLGFVVGHAGLYQALAMFAVAYFIIGMTVLSVCAIATNGALDAGGAYYMISRALGPEFGGSIGIMFFLANVCGSALYVLGLVEAVVDSFGIPPGQEAGTGVHVLPQSYWYELLYGTVLLALCLLVCLVGASIYAKATFLIFLIVAVVLGTILVSFFATRPLKVPIRLPNGNGTETDNGFFTGFSLNTLRDNLHGEYRVDYTTGQMMSFSSVFAVMFNGCTGIMAGSNMSGDLKRPSYSIPRGTISAVLFTYLVYNLLAFLMCATCNRILLQKDYGFLRDISIFPPLVTVGIYAATLSAAMSNLIGASRILYALARDDLFGRALALAKKTSASGNPVMAVILSWLVVQIVLFSGKLNTIASVVTTFFLLVYATVNLACLALEWASAPNFRPTFRYFTWHTCLLGIAGCCVMMFLISPVSASASLGFLLLLLLALHYLSPSSTWGYISQALIFHQVRKYLLMLDVRKDHVKFWRPQMLLMVQNPRGSARLIDFVNDLKKSGLYVLGHVELQDLDMLPSDPLQPQQDSWLSLVDKLNVKAFVSLTLAPSVRHGVRQLLFTSGLGGMRPNTLVLGFYDDEAPQDGLARHPAFTSAREEIPLGFPPLRAPTSPKLLSAREYVGIVADALKMLRNVLLARQLESLDKAWELRRAASPPPTIHVWPVNLLRPDSARYADTCSLFLLQMACVLNMARAWRRARLRLFLCVEAGTMPHAQEEKLRQLLKDLRIQAQIQLVPWDAITRLHWQTCQGPPGGPAEEEEDEEGVVNFPTNTTQVSDEYVCAANKLVLEQSPAPAVRFLYLPRPPADTSLYPLYLHQLELLTRGLGPTVLVHGVSAVTSTQL, translated from the exons ATGGCGAGCTCGGAGCGGAGCGCGCTGCTAACGTACCGCCTGTGCGGCGGCCCGGCCGAGgaggagcggggccgggagcgcggccgggccgccgccgccccccgcaaGCTGCCCACATTCCTGGGCGTTGTGGTGCCCACGCTGCTCTCCATGTTCAGCGTCGTCCTCTTCCTGCGCCTCG GGTTTGTGGTGGGTCATGCTGGGTTGTACCAGGCCCTGGCCATGTTCGCAGTGGCATATTTCATCATTGGCATGACGGTGCTCTCTGTGTGTGCCATTGCCACCAACGGGGCATTGGATGCTGGAGGAGCCTACT ATATGATCAGCCGTGCCTTGGGCCCAGAGTTTGGGGGCAGCATTGGGATCATGTTTTTTCTGGCCAATGTGTGTGGCAGTGCCCTCTatgtgctggggctggtggaggCAGTGGTGGACAGCTTTGGGATCCCGCCTG GGCAAGAAGCGGGCACAGGCGTCCACGTCCTGCCCCAGAGCTACTGGTATGAGCTTCTCTATGGcactgtgctgctggcactcTGCCTCCTCGTGTGCCTCGTGGGTGCCTCTATCTATGCCAAGGCCActttcctcatcttcctcatcgTCGCAGTTGTCCTGGGCACCATCCTTGTCAGCTTCTTCGCCACACGGCCCCTGAAGGTGCCCATCCGCCTGCCCAACGGCAATGGCACTGAGACCGATAATGGCTTCTTCACTGGCTTCTCCCTCAACACACTGCGAGACAACCTGCACG GTGAGTATAGGGTAGACTACACCACCGGGCAGATGATGAGCTTCAGCTCCGTGTTTGCAGTGATGTTCAACGGCTGCACTGGCATCATGGCAGGCTCCAACATGTCAG GGGACCTGAAGCGCCCGAGCTACTCCATCCCGCGGGGCACCATCTCTGCTGTGCTCTTCACCTACCTCGTTTACAACCTGCTGGCTTTCCTCATGTGTGCCACCTGCAACAG GATCCTCCTGCAGAAAGACTATGGCTTCTTACGTGACATCAGTATCTTCCCACCGCTGGTCACTGTGGGCATCTATGCTGCCACTCTCTCTGCAGCCATGAGCAACCTCATTGGGGCATCCCGCATCCTGTATGCTCTGGCCCGGGATGATCTCTTTG GCCGGGCACTGGCACTGGCCAAGAAGACATCTGCCAGTGGGAACCCAGTGATGGCAGTGATCCTCTCCTGGTTGGTGGTGCAG ATTGTGCTCTTTTCTGGGAAGCTCAACACCATCGCAAGTGTCGTGACAACCTTCTTCCTCCTGGTTTATGCCACTGTCAACCTGGCCTGTCTGGCACTAGAATGGGCCTCGGCCCCCAACTTCAG gccCACTTTCCGGTACTTCACCTGGCACACGTGCCTGCTGGGCATCGCAGGCTGCTGCGTCATGATGTTCCTCATCAGCCCTGTGTCAGCCTCAGCGAGCCTtggcttcctcctcctcctcctccttgcccTTCACTAcctctcacccagcagcacctggggctACATCAGCCAGGCCCTCATCTTTCATCAG GTGCGGAAGTACTTGCTGATGCTGGATGTCCGGAAGGACCATGTCAAGTTCTGGCGCCCGCAGATGCTGCTGATGGTGCAGAACCCGCGAGGCAGCGCCCGCCTCATTGACTTTGTCAATGACCTCAAGAAGAGCGGCCTCTATGTCCTGGGCCATGTGGAGCTGCAGGACCTGG ACATGCTGCCCTCGGACCCGCTACAGCCCCAGCAGGACTCGTGGCTGAGCTTGGTGGACAAACTGAATGTCAAGGCCTTTGTCAGCCTCACCCTTGCACCCTCAGTGCGACACGGTGTCCGGCAGCTCCTCTTCACCTCTGGCCTTG GTGGGATGCGCCCCAACACCCTGGTGCTGGGTTTCTACGACGATGAGGCACCACAGGATGGTCTAGCCCGGCACCCCGCCTTCACCAGCGCTCGTGAGGAGATTCCCCTGGGATTCCCCCCACTGCGGGCACCCACCTCTCCCAAACTGCTGTCAGCCCGGGAGTACGTGGGCATTGTGGCTGATGCCCTGAAGATGCTTCGCAATGTCCTGCTGGCCCGGCAGCTGGAGAGCCTGGACAAGGCCTGGGAGCTGCGGCGGGCCGCCAGCCCCCCGCCCACCATCCATGTCTGGCCCGTCAACCTGCTGCGGCCCGACAGCGCCCGCTACGCTGACACCTgcagcctgttcctgctgcAAATGGCCTGTGTCCTCAATATGGCGCGGGCCTGGCGCCGGGCCCGCCTGCGCCTCTTCCTCTGTGTGGAGGCAGGCACCATGCCCCATGCCCAGGAGGAGAAGCTGCGCCAGCTCCTCAAGGACCTGCGCATCCAGGCCCAGATCCAGCTGGTGCCCTGGGATGCCATCACCCGCCTGCACTGGCAAACctgccagggacccccaggagggCCagcggaggaggaggaagatgaggaagggGTTGTGAACTTCCCAACCAACACCACCCAAGTGTCAGACGAGTATGTGTGTGCCGCCAACAAACTGGTCCTGGAGCAGAGCCCCGCGCCAGCCGTGCGGTTCCTGTACTTGCCGCGGCCGCCAGCCGACACCAGCCTTTACCCTCTCTACCTGcaccagctggagctgctcaccCGTGGGCTGGGCCCCACTGTGCTGGTGCACGGGGTGagtgctgtcaccagcacccagCTCTAG
- the PRSS56 gene encoding LOW QUALITY PROTEIN: serine protease 56 (The sequence of the model RefSeq protein was modified relative to this genomic sequence to represent the inferred CDS: substituted 1 base at 1 genomic stop codon), producing MEQRGKRTWDALLGARLVPPVLLLPLLQLVGGAPLGQRLYPMPASILQAPCVPAVLAVPAVPPAMPPSCQALLDAQALPELSQRNQALSQACAPYQRLCPPEGALHTCAPLSAQLCRHRLQECQTVAAAPSPDAAAEAALPGSCGRRGITQANATAPRGRIMGGSVAPRGAWPWLVSVRLHGELMCGGVLVGLSWVLTAAHCFGGNRNELAWTVVVGDYELGKPGAGKRAVPVRRILPHPKFNPKTFHGDLALLELAVSLAPSSTVSPVCLPSGPAEPRPGTPCYIAGWGSLYEEGPSADVVMEAQVPLLSQETCRGALGKDLLTSAMFCAGYLSGGIDSCQGDSGGPLACEDPTSHHFVLYGITSWGDGCGERGKPGVYTRVTAFTDWLSLQMDSAPGSREPSCFDLLALAQLPPEQQSPERARLCAFYAGSCRAPQGRATCARLAEETCRARTRRCELHSYAQTLVDLLRRAGDFIRNQFDFSFLTRTLPQLLGKIYGHFFPPRVRRDAPGLAVAWGQSSPTAGEPQRPPSRXGGRRMPPFAELFGVVGPQLQDWVEALRTMAGGSHLVTTQDREQLPGEMQLFLQGEDVVEEMVAQGRAFLTQLRAELDLGTLPKAMELQRASGELAGTPVPSHEPRSALREKRELVPTELPRVEEEEEEEAGVGRACSGLNESAVRVGAVRDLYAWVLQVPKADLAMTFQEILVDLGSKNTQGLYRAQVRAIVGGRPTAFTGLVGLESDSLARSMPGLVALALEVLKT from the exons ATGGAGCAAAGAGGGAAGAGGACATGGGACGCTCTTCTCGGGGCCCGGCTGGTCCCCCCCGTGCTtttgctgccgctgctgcaaCTGGTGGGGGGGGCTCCCCTGGGCCAGAGGCTGTACCCCATGCCGGCCAGCATCCTGCAAG CCCCCTGTGT ccctgctgtccttgcagtgccagctgtgccccctGCCATGCCCCCCAGCTGCCAGGCCCTGCTGGATGCCCAGGCGCTGCCCGAGCTGTCCCAGCGCAATCAGGCGCTGAGCCAAGCCTGTGCCCCCTACCAGCGCCTGTGCCCGCCTGAGGGGGCCCTGCACACCTGCGCCCCACTCAGCGCCCAGCTCTGCCGCCACCGCCTCCAGGAGTGCC AGACGGTGGCCGCAGCCCCGAGTCCTGACGCAGCAGCGGAGGCGGCATTGCCAG GGAGCTGTGGGCGCCGTGGGATCACACAAGCCAACGCCACAGCCCCCCGAGGACGGATCATGGGCGGCAGCGTGGCCCCGCGGGGCGCCTGGCCCTGGCTGGTGTCGGTGCGGCTGCACGGGGAGCTGATGTGCGGAGGGGTGCTGGTGGGGCTCTCCTGGGTCCTCACGGCGGCACACTGCTTTGGCGG GAACCGGAACGAGCTGGCCTGGACAGTGGTGGTGGGCGACTACGAGCTGGGCAAGCCGGGAGCGGGCAAGCGGGCAGTGCCCGTCCGGCGCATCCTGCCTCACCCTAAG TTTAATCCAAAGACGTTTCACGGGGACTtggcgctgctggagctggcagtgtCGCTGGCCCCATCATCCACCGTCAGCCCCGTGTGCCTTCCCAGCGGCCCCGCGGAACCCAGGCCCGGCACCCCCTGCTACATCGCGGGCTGGGGTTCCCTCTACGAAG AGGGACCATCAGCCGACGTGGTGATGGAGGCCCAGGTGCCCCTGCTCAGCCAGGAGACGTGCCGGGGTGCCCTGGGCAAGGACCTTCTCACCAGTGCCATGTTCTGTGCTGGGTATTTGTCTGGAGGCATCGACTCCTGCCAG GGCGACTCAGGGGGCCCGCTGGCGTGCGAGGACCCCACTTCGCACCACTTTGTCCTCTACGGTATCACCTCGTGGGGTGATGGCTGCGGTGAGCGGGGCAAACCAGGAGTCTACACCCGTGTCACTGCCTTCACGGACTGGCTGAGTCTCCAGATGgact CTGCCCCTGGCAGCCGAGAACCGAGCTGCTTCGACCTGCTAGCCTTGGCACAGCTGCCACCCGAGCAACAGTCCCCGGAGCGCGCCCGTCTCTGCGCCTTCTACGCCGGGTCCTGTCGGGCGCCTCAGGGCCGGGCCACCTGTGCCCGCCTGGCTGAGGAGACCTGCCGTGCCAGAACGAGACGATGCG AGCTGCACTCCTATGCCCAGACCTTGGTGGATCTCCTGCGCCGGGCCGGGGACTTCATCCGAAACCAGTTTGATTTCTCCTTCCTCACCCGCactctgcctcagctcctgGGCAAGATCTACGGGCACTTCTTCCCTCCCCGTGTCCGCAGGGATGCCCCAG GCCTGGCTGTGGCATGGGGCCaatccagccccacagcaggggaaccccagagaccccccagcAGGTGAGGT GGCAGGCGGATGCCTCCCTTTGCAGAGCTTTTTGGGGTAGTGGGACCCCAGTTGCAGGACTGGGTGGAGGCTCTGAGGACCATGGCAGGGGGCAGCCATCTGGTGACAACACaggacagggagcagctcccaggggagatgcagctcttcctgcag GGTGAGGATGTGGTGGAGGAGATGGTGGCACAGGGACGAGCCTTCCTCACCCAGCTGCGGGCAGAGTTGGACCTTGGCACCCTCCCGAAAGCCATGGAGCTACAACGGGCATCTGGAGAGCTGGCAGGGACCCCCGTGCCAAGCCATGAACCCC GGTCTGCACTGAGGGAGAAACGTGAACTGGTGCCCACGGAACTGCCCAgggtggaggaggaagaggaggaggaggcaggcgTGGGCAGAG cctgTTCTGGCCTCAACGAGTCGGCAGTGCGGGTGGGCGCGGTGCGGGACCTGTATGcctgggtgctgcaggtgcCCAAGGCAGACCTGGCCATGACCTTCCAAGAG ATCCTGGTGGACTTGGGCTCCAAAAACACCCAGGGACTGTACCGGGCACAGGTTCGGGCCATTGTAGGGGGCCGCCCCACAGCCTTCACTGGTCTCGTGGGGCTGGAGAGTGACTCACTGGCCCGTAGCATGCCTGGCCTTGTCGCTCTGGCGCTAGAAGTGCTGAAAACCTAA
- the CHRND gene encoding acetylcholine receptor subunit delta isoform X1, with protein sequence MGNLLLALLGPLMLSGGLCVNHEERLIHHLFEEKGYDKELRPVVSTDEAVDVYLALTLSNLISLKEVDETLTTNVWLEHGWTDYRLQWNKSEFGGVEVLRLPPDMLWLPEIVLENNNDGLFEVAYYCNVLIYDTGYVYWLPPAIFRSTCLINVDFFPFDWQNCSLRFRSLAYSALEINMHLKTDSDPDTGKSYPVEWIIIDPEGFTENGEWEIIHRPARKNIYPDIPLDTSEHQDITFYLIIKRKPLFYVINIVIPCILIAFMVILVFYLPADSGEKMTLVISVLLAQSVFLLLISQRLPATSHAIPLIGKYLLFIMLLVTAVVIISVVVLNFHFRTPSTHIMSDWVREVFLESLPRLLGMTQPSESPAGAPCIRRCSSAGYIAKAEEYFSVKSRSELMFEKQSERHGLTSRITPARLAPLGMDSGEEKPYEHIKPVIDNANYIVKHMREENSYNEEVDNWNRVARTLDRLCFFIITPTLVVGTLWIFLMGIYNHPPPLPFAGDPYDYREENKRFI encoded by the exons ATGGGgaacctgctgctggccctgctcgGGCCACTGATGCTGTCGG gtGGGCTCTGTGTGAACCACGAGGAGCGGCTCATCCACCACCTGTTTGAGGAGAAGGGCTATGACAAAGAGTTGCGCCCTGTGGTCTCCACTGATGAGGCTGTGGATGTCTACCTGGCCCTCACTCTCTCCAACCTAATCTCACTG AAAGAGGTGGATGAGACGCTCACCACCAATGTATGGCTCGAGCAT GGCTGGACTGATTACCGCCTGCAGTGGAACAAGTCTGAGTTTGGGGGCGTCGAGGTGCTCCGCCTGCCACCAGACATGCTGTGGCTGCCAGAGATAGTCCTGGAGAACAA CAATGATGGGCTCTTTGAGGTCGCCTACTACTGCAACGTCCTCATCTACGACACGGGCTATGTCTACTGGCTGCCACCTGCCATATTCCGCAGCACCTGCCTCATCAACGTTGATTTCTTCCCCTTTGACTGGCAGAATTGCTCCCTCAGATTCAG GTCGCTGGCATACAGTGCCCTGGAGATCAACATGCACTTGAAGACGGACAGTGACCCAGACACGGGGAAGTCTTACCCAGTGGAGTGGATCATCATAGACCCTGAAGGCTTCACAG agaatggggaatgggaaatcaTCCACCGCCCAGCCCGCAAAAACATCTACCCTGACATTCCCCTGGACACCAGTGAGCACCAGGATATCACCTTCTACCTCATCATCAAGCGCAAACCCCTCTTCTATGTCATCAACATCGTCATACCCTGCATCCTCATTGCCTTCATGGTCATCCTCGTCTTCTACCTGCCTGCTGACA GTGGTGAGAAGATGACCCTGGTAATCTCAGTGCTCCTGGCCCAGTCTGTCTTCCTCCTGCTGATCTCCCAGCGCCTGCCTGCCACTTCTCATGCCATCCCCCTCATCGGCAA GTATCTGCTTTTTATCATGCTTCTGGTGACAGCCGTGGTGATCATCTCCGTCGTGGTGCTCAACTTCCACTTCCgcacccccagcacccacaTCATGTCTGACTGGGTCAGAGAG GTCTTCCTGGAGAGCttgcccaggctgctgggcaTGACACAGCCGTCCGAGAGCCCGGCGGGCGCCCCGTGCATCCGGCGCTGCAGCTCGGCCGGCTACATCGCCAAGGCGGAGGAATACTTCAGTGTCAAGTCCCGCAGCGAGCTCATGTTCGAGAAGCAGTCGGAGCGGCACGGGCTGACCAGCCGCATCACCCCTGCCC GTTTGGCACCGCTGGGCATGGACTCAGGCGAGGAGAAGCCCTATGAGCACATCAAACCTGTCATTGACAATGCCAACTACATCGTCAAGCACATGAGGGAAGAAAACAGCTACAATGAG GAGGTCGACAACTGGAACCGCGTGGCCCGGACCCTGGACCGCCTGTGCTTCTTCATCATCACCCCCACACTGGTGGTGGGCACCCTCTGGATCTTCCTCATGGGCATCTACAACCACCCGCCACCACTGCCCTTTGCTGGAGACCCCTACGACTACCGGGAGGAGAACAAACGTTTCATCTAG
- the CHRND gene encoding acetylcholine receptor subunit delta isoform X2, with the protein MLWLPEIVLENNNDGLFEVAYYCNVLIYDTGYVYWLPPAIFRSTCLINVDFFPFDWQNCSLRFRSLAYSALEINMHLKTDSDPDTGKSYPVEWIIIDPEGFTENGEWEIIHRPARKNIYPDIPLDTSEHQDITFYLIIKRKPLFYVINIVIPCILIAFMVILVFYLPADSGEKMTLVISVLLAQSVFLLLISQRLPATSHAIPLIGKYLLFIMLLVTAVVIISVVVLNFHFRTPSTHIMSDWVREVFLESLPRLLGMTQPSESPAGAPCIRRCSSAGYIAKAEEYFSVKSRSELMFEKQSERHGLTSRITPARLAPLGMDSGEEKPYEHIKPVIDNANYIVKHMREENSYNEEVDNWNRVARTLDRLCFFIITPTLVVGTLWIFLMGIYNHPPPLPFAGDPYDYREENKRFI; encoded by the exons ATGCTGTGGCTGCCAGAGATAGTCCTGGAGAACAA CAATGATGGGCTCTTTGAGGTCGCCTACTACTGCAACGTCCTCATCTACGACACGGGCTATGTCTACTGGCTGCCACCTGCCATATTCCGCAGCACCTGCCTCATCAACGTTGATTTCTTCCCCTTTGACTGGCAGAATTGCTCCCTCAGATTCAG GTCGCTGGCATACAGTGCCCTGGAGATCAACATGCACTTGAAGACGGACAGTGACCCAGACACGGGGAAGTCTTACCCAGTGGAGTGGATCATCATAGACCCTGAAGGCTTCACAG agaatggggaatgggaaatcaTCCACCGCCCAGCCCGCAAAAACATCTACCCTGACATTCCCCTGGACACCAGTGAGCACCAGGATATCACCTTCTACCTCATCATCAAGCGCAAACCCCTCTTCTATGTCATCAACATCGTCATACCCTGCATCCTCATTGCCTTCATGGTCATCCTCGTCTTCTACCTGCCTGCTGACA GTGGTGAGAAGATGACCCTGGTAATCTCAGTGCTCCTGGCCCAGTCTGTCTTCCTCCTGCTGATCTCCCAGCGCCTGCCTGCCACTTCTCATGCCATCCCCCTCATCGGCAA GTATCTGCTTTTTATCATGCTTCTGGTGACAGCCGTGGTGATCATCTCCGTCGTGGTGCTCAACTTCCACTTCCgcacccccagcacccacaTCATGTCTGACTGGGTCAGAGAG GTCTTCCTGGAGAGCttgcccaggctgctgggcaTGACACAGCCGTCCGAGAGCCCGGCGGGCGCCCCGTGCATCCGGCGCTGCAGCTCGGCCGGCTACATCGCCAAGGCGGAGGAATACTTCAGTGTCAAGTCCCGCAGCGAGCTCATGTTCGAGAAGCAGTCGGAGCGGCACGGGCTGACCAGCCGCATCACCCCTGCCC GTTTGGCACCGCTGGGCATGGACTCAGGCGAGGAGAAGCCCTATGAGCACATCAAACCTGTCATTGACAATGCCAACTACATCGTCAAGCACATGAGGGAAGAAAACAGCTACAATGAG GAGGTCGACAACTGGAACCGCGTGGCCCGGACCCTGGACCGCCTGTGCTTCTTCATCATCACCCCCACACTGGTGGTGGGCACCCTCTGGATCTTCCTCATGGGCATCTACAACCACCCGCCACCACTGCCCTTTGCTGGAGACCCCTACGACTACCGGGAGGAGAACAAACGTTTCATCTAG